CCGACAACGTGTAGGTTGCATTGCATTGATGTCTACAGTAGTTGGAGTTTGCACCTTATTGTCTGCAGTGGGAGAGTTGGAGGAACATTTCACATATAGTTGTTTCAATTTTGATGTGATTAATGTGACTTTAAAGTTGCATATTGTTAAGAGTGGGAGTTTCAACTGTTCCTTTGGAGTTAGTAATCTGTGTATTGACTTTTGATTTCATTGGCTTATCACTTTCACTTTTAAATTGGGCTGGTATCTCATCTCAAAGTTTTCCCATATTTGTGATGTTGATGaaacttttttttcctttcagcAACCAAAGTCAGCTTACAATTTCAGATATAGCAAGGAAAGCATTCCTTTACAGTGTATGTTGCTTTCATGTTACATTTTGTATTCATGTCTTGTATTTTCATATGGTACATATGTCTTACTGAAGTAAAATGCTAACTGGTGAGAACCATTGTTAGTAACACATTCCAAGGAATAGAAAATCAGGTGGTCAATGCTCCTGAAGCTTATCATTTACTGTGTTACAATGTGTTATCACTTCTTTTGCTTGCCCATATGATGAAGTTCTTGACTGATAGGTCAAGAATTTGATGAGGAAAAATTGTAGATTCTATAACGTAGGTCAACCTAACTCTAGTAAATTCTCTTTGCCATATTTTCCCATTTACGTTAGAAGTAGGCAGGTACTTTCTGGTTGGTGTATGGCCAGAATTTTGGTAAATTGTCCAAAGCTTTGAACTGGTAATTAAGCAActatttatttgcattttgCGTGTTAGGTGAAattcttttcctctcttctgAGGCATATAAACTGAACCAACCCTGATACTTAAATCCTTCCAACTTGTGCTGATAAGGATCAGCTCTGCCTTCAGGGTCCTGTTGTATGTGTTGTAAGCTCTTGTTGATTCAGCTTCTAGTTTGTGCTTGAGAATTTGAGTTTGATGCTGAAACAACTCCAACTAAATCTCTGATTTTGCTTGTGAAGAAAGATGATTCTCAAGGGAAGATTTTAGGTCTGATTTGTCTGAATTAGGATttggtttcttttattttggattttggacttttttttctttctttgtattgGTCCTTTAGGGATCTTTCCAAGCCTATCATAAGTTTGAAACCCCCTGACCCTACTCTTAACTGCAGGGAAAACCATTTCTGACCATGCATTAGAACCTCATTATAGTGTGAACAATACTTGCCATTGCTTCGTGTAGACTACCTGTTATAGTTAAACTTACTTTGTTATCCATAAATTACAAGTACAAAAACATAATACAGAATTACAATGTTAAAAATCTGTGCTGTTACATAATTCTGAGATGATTAAGGTTTCATTACAACCAGAAAGCACCATGTATTATTCCCAGCTTTACATTGCATCAACTGGTCTTCCTTTTTTGGCTTGCgtgtttgtttttgtttgatGATTTCAACAATTTCGAGTAGACGTATTTGTTGATTTAAACCCCAACTTAAAATGTGTTTATCAGCCAGACcaagaataatttattttgagtaaAATAAACATTCCATTTATGCATTGAGTTATAACATGCTGAATTCTACTTGTTCATGTTATTAATATTACCTGTTATTATGTTTATTGCAACACAAAGAAGCACCTTTTAGAATGTCCCCCAGTTTTAACATAAAATTCTGTATCTATTTCTCCAAATGATGCACTATTGACTTCAGAAGTTATGTGATTTTTCAATAGCATTTCATGGAAGGCCATGCCAAAAGTGCTCCGATCTCTCGGCTGCCTCTCGTTAGCATTTTGGATACCAAGCATCATCTGAAGGACATTCCTGCTTGCCTGGTAATAAACCATCTATTAATACAAATCGTTACTTTTCCTTTTGCCTATGCCTAAGTTTGTATCTGATGGTTGTTGATTTCATTGGCAGCCCCTTCACTTGGAgctaaatttctttaataaagagAATAGGGTGCTTCATTATCCTGTTAGGGCTTTCTATATTGATGGAGTGAATCTCATGGGATATAATCTTTGCTCTGGAGTGGATAATATATACAAGAAACTTTATACATCAGTGAGTTCAATGATGAGTTTCCCCTTTTTAATAATGCGAGGCAATGCACCTTAGATAAACTTTAAAGAACTGTGATTGAAggataccttttttttttcttcccgTAGCAGGACTATTTCGATGTTTTGATCTGATAAAATTTGGTTCTTACTTTCAGGTTCCTGGAAATGTGGAATTCCATCCGAAGCACATTGTATACAGTAGAAAGCAACATCtatttcttgttatttatgaATTCAGTGGTTCTACAAATGAGGTGGTCCTTTATTGGGAAAATACCGAGTCCCAGCCAGCCAACAGTAAAGGAAACACAGTGAAAGGTTGGTCTTTATGTTAGTTGACCTTTTCTTCTCACTAATATGTTCATAGAAAGAGATGCAAATCTTACAATTACTTATTTTACTGTCTATCGATTTCTTCAGGTCGAGATGCAGCATTCATTGGTCCCAGTGAAAATCAGTTTGCATTTCTTGATGAAGACAAGACTGGGCTGGCCCTGTACATTCTGCCTGGTGGAGCTTCAAAAGCAGCTggtgaaaaaaatttattagttgaaGAAAATCAGTCAGTGGAAACAAATGCTAACTCTCTTCGGGGTCCTATGCAGTTTATGTTTGAAAGCGAAGTTGATCGTATCTTTTCTACCCCATTAGGTGCTTGATAAAACAGGATCTGTTGTCTTTATTATTGCATCCAATAATGTATAAAAGTGCTAATTGAAGATTCATGTGGATGCAGAGTCAACTTTGATGTTTGCTATTCATGGAAGTCAAATTGGTCTTGCAAAGTTACTTCAGGGATATCGCCTTCCAACTTCAGACGGTCATTATATTCCAACAAAAACTGAAGGGAAAAAATCGATCAAGTTAAAAAAGAATGAGATAGTACTTCAGGTAATTAAGTCAACTTACCatgcatattataaaatattgctTAAAACAAATttgggaaaaataaaaagagaatatgAAGTAGAAAAGGAGGCCCTCACTGGGAGGTGATTCCCATCTTTATCCTTTATCAAGAGGCATTTTATGGCTCGGCTTCCTTGCAAGTCTTGAATAGCGATGGCCAAACGGGTCCTATCTGATGCAGaatctaaaaatttagttttacaGTTGTTCCCTGATAGTCTAAGAGTAAAACCTCCTATCAAATCATGTTGTCCAAAAGCAGAGTATGAGGTTGAGAAGTGTTTAACGCGAACTCTAAACAATGACTATTATGACAAGTATTGGATTGACTGTTATTGGATCTTGTTTATCTGAAGATTTATGCATTTGTGGGTGATTTGGGGACATTTTAGATCATTAGCTGAAAACCATGCTATCTTAATTGCTATAGGTGCACTGGCAAGAAACTGCTCGAGGCTATGTTGCAGGAATACTAACAACTCAAAGAGTGCTTATGGTTTCAGCAGATCTTGATATACTGGCTAGCAGTTCTACAAAGTTTGATAAAGGACGTCCTTCAATATCCTAATACATAATTTGCTCAGAacttatttctctttttaatgTTCTTTAGATGAtgcaaatgaattttataaatttgtttaaCACTTAACTAATATGCACTTTAGATCCCTTTTGTGGGTTGGCCCtgctcttcttttttctactGCCACTGCAGTCAGAGTGCTTGGCTGGGATGGAATCGTTAGGACTATTGTCTCTATTAGCATGCCCTATGCAGGTAACACAATTAAATCTTTATGAGATTCCTTATCCTCTGATCTTGTAGCCAGGTATTCTGGTTGATTAACTGCTATAATGATTTATTCGCTAATAATTGCATGATTATACTGTATTTTTATGGGGTAATCTGTTTCTGGTGCAGTTTTGATTGGCGCTTTAAATGACCGATTGCTGTTTGCTAATCCAACGGAGATAAATCCGAGACAAAAGAAGGGGGTGGAAATTAGGAGTTGTCTTGTTGGACTCCTTGAACCTCTTCTTATTGGATTTGCCACAATGCAACAAACATTTGAGCAGAAGCTTGACCTGTCTGAAGTACTGTACCAAATAACATCAAGGTATCCTTACTAATCCACATGCTATTCTTTGTGGCAAATGAAATTCTGTTTCATAGCCAAGAAAAGCAAGCCTTAACTTTAGGAATCTTTTGTATCTCTCTTATATGCTTTTTGCTGCATGGAGCATGTGCTTTCCATCATCGCTTTACAAAATCTGGCCTATTTGGCGTATTACCTGAATCCAGGTTTGATAGTTTGCGCATCACTCCAAGATCTCTTGATATACTTGCTAGAGGTCCTCCTGTTTGTGGAGATCTTGCAGTTTCATTATCCCAAGCAGGTCCACAATTCACACAGGTGTGAtggaaattataaattactgTTCGTAATTCATTTTTCAGCTTTCGAGTTTCTGAACAGTTTGTGTAATAAACTTAGGTCCTGCGAGGGATCTATGCTATCAAAGCTCTCCGTTTTGCAACTGCTTTATCTGTCTTGAAGGATGAATTCTTGCGTTCTCGAGATTATCCAAAATGCCCACCAACCTCTCAGCTATTCCACCGGTTTCGACAGTTGGGATATGCCTGTATCAAGTAAGCTTATGTTTTGGTTGCAGGTGTTCGCATTTGCATGTTCTTACACCTGCAATCGTGTTTTGATAGACTTGTTTTTGTACTCATCAATACTTGATGCTTTGGGAGTTAGCAAGTGGTTCTTCACAAATTTGATAGATCACTTTCCTTCAAATTCTTGGTGGATAGTAAGTTCTCTGATTGTTGGGTGAAAGATTAGggaatataattattaatgcTTGTGGAGAAAGTCACTTTTTCTATAGCATGCTGGATATCATGTTCATTGTTGAAGGCAGGTGCTACATTAAGCTTTAAGACTTTTTGTCTTGGTAATTTATCCAAACCGCATGCATACATCTCCTGCATTTCTCATTGTATGATTAAACAACTGTTCTTTGTGAAGTACATGTTACACATGTTCTagcatattcatatattatcaACATGCCCATGGGGATTCTTTATTCCGGATTCTCTTGGTCTTCAGTTTAATGATTTACAActgaagaataataattaaaaaaaaatttgtgagcttATAGTCATTTGATCTTGTGATTGTCATTGCTTTGTCTATTTAGGATGAAATGAATCCTGATTCAACATGTAATTATCAGGCAAACGTAGCAGAAACTTATACTGTGATTTTATCATTCCTGGCGTCTAGATAAtgaacttttattatttctataagACCAATATATGATCTGTAATTTTATGATTCCTGGCATCTAGAATATGAAgcttttgttatttatttgagATAGAGAGATGGTTATCTCTTTATTTGTGTGTACCATTCCAGGTAAATAGccaaatttcaaatttcagGTATGGCCAGTTTGATAGTGCAAAAGAAACTTTTGAAGTTATAGCAGACTATGAAAGCATGCTTGATTTGTTCATATGTCACCTTAATCCTAGTGCCATGAGGCGTCTTGCTCAGAAATTGGAAGATGAAGGTGCAGATCCAGAGTTAAGACGATACTGTGAAAGGATTTTAAGAGTTCGTTCTAGTGGATGGACACAAGGTATTTTTGCCAATTTTGCTGCTGAGAGTATGGTTCCCAAAGGACCAGAATGGGGTGGTGGGAACTGGGAAATTAAAACTCCTACTAATTTGAAGAGTATACCTCAGTGGGAGCTGGCTGCAGAAGTAATGCCATACATGAAAACTGATGATGGAACTGTCCCAGCCATTATTACGGATCATATTGGCGTTTATCTGggatcaataaaaggaagaggcaatgTTGTTGAAGTAAGGGAGGGTAGTTTGGTCAAAGCTTTTAAATCTGCTGTTGATGATAAGCCAAATGGGCTTCCAAATCCTTTAGCTAAATCCTCATCTAATGAGTCAAAGGGATTGCATGAGGGTAATTCAAAGGGAGATTCTTTGATGGGTCTGGAAACTCTCATTAAACAAAATGCAAGCTCATCTGCTGCTGATGAACAGGCCAAAGCACAAGAAGAATTCAAGAAAACAATGTATGGTGCTGCTACCAGTAGCAGCAGTGATGAGGAGGAACCTTCGAAAGCCAGAAAACTACAAATTAGAATACGAGATAAACCAGTTACATCTGCGACAGTAGATGTCAATAAGATCAAAGAAGCAACAAAGACATTTAAACTGGGTGAGGGGTTAGGCCCACCCATGCGGACAAAGTCATTAACAGGCTCCCAGGACCTTAGCCAGATGTTATCCCAACCTCCTGCTATGAGTGCAAATGCACCTACTGCTTCAACGAGTTCTTCTGCTGCAGTGGATTTGTTTGGTACCGACTCATTTACACAACTGGCACCAGTATCACAACCAGGTCCTACAGTTATGGGTGTGGGAGTTGCAGCAAGACCTATTCCAGAGGACTTCTTCCAAAATACTATCCCGTCCCTCCAAGTTGCAGCATCATTGCCTCCTCCTGGAACGTTGCTTGCAAAATTGGACCAAACTTCTAGGCAAGGTCAAACTGTGCCTAATCCAGTTGGTGCTTCTGCGGCTGCCATTGGTCTTCCTGATGGTGGTGTTCCCCCGCAAACCACTCAGCAAGCTGTCTCACTTGAATCTATTGGACTTCCTGATGGCGGTGTCCCACCACAAGCCTCTAGTCCTGGTGCTGTCCTACCTCAGCCTCATGCTCAGGCACCTCCAATCCCTGTTTCTTCACAACCTCTTGATCTCAGCATCCTTGGAGTTCCAAATTCTGTAGATTCAGGAAAACCTCCTGTGAAAGATGCTTCTCCGCCATCATCTGTGCGACCTGGACAGGTGTTACTCCTATTTGGTATTTcatgttttcttgcatttccTTATGAGAGAACCCTAAGTAGATCTTAGTAATTGATTTTCATGCTTTTGAATTTAGAATGTGGCGATAAAGATGTCCATGTAGTAGGGTAGTATATTTGCAAGTTATCCTCAGTCGATGTATTTTTGTCCCTCTTGCCTTGTTCTACTcttttaaccttttttttttctttttattgcttGGCATGATAGGTTCCCAGAGGAGCAGCTGCTTCGGTATGTTTCAAAGTTGGACTTGCCCACCTTGAGCAGAATCAACTTCCTGATGCATTATCATGTTTTGATGAAGCTTTCCTTGCACTAGCTAAGGATAACTCCCGTGGAGCTGATATTAAGGCTCAAGCAACCATCTGTGCTCAGTACAAGATAGCAGTTACTCTACTTCAGGTGCTCTTAAGTATTATCCAAACTCCAAACACAAGAAGTgaaataaactttatttaacTTTGGGACAAGAAATTATACTTTTCCTGGATTTTCTGTTCTATCTGGTGATTTTAACAATTATTAAGTTCTCTCATTTAACAGGCATCTTAAGTCCCTAACCAAAgtaatgtttgaaaactatttGGACAGGAAATTTCACGACTGCAGAAGGTACAAGGCCCAAGTGCACTTAGTGCAAAAGATGAGATGGCAAGACTGTCACGTCATCTTGGATCTTTGCCTCTTTTGGCAAAGCACCGAATAAATTGCATTCGAACAGCCATTAAACGCAACATGGAAGTGCAGAATTTTGCATATTCCAAGCAGATGCTTGAGCTGCTTCTGTCAAAAGCTCCACCAAGCAAGCAGGATGAACTGAGAAGTCTGGTTGACATGTGTGTTCAGAGGGGATCATCCAACAAGTCCATTGATCCCCTGGAAGATCCGTCCCAGTTCTGTGCTGCTACACTCAGCCGCCTGTCAACCATTGGATATGATGTTTGTGATCTCTGTGGGGCTAAATTTTCTGCCCTCTCAACACCTGGATGCATCATTTGTGGTATGGGCAGCATTAAAAGATCTGATGCACTTGCAGGTCCTGTCCCTTCTCCATTTGGCTGAGGCCTACAGAGGGAGAGTCTCGCATGCTCTTGTCGGGACTGGTCATGGGATCTGATCCTGGATATTTCGTTGCTCCTTCCCAAGTCCCGACTGATATGAAGTTGCTGGTGCTGTAATGTTTTTCAGAGAATGCCCGCTTATCTTATCATGGAAAAGATTCCAGCAATACCAGCGACATCATTTAGTGTATATTTGTACcattaatttgttttgtattGAGGCTTTATATCTCTGGCCTTTCCGGTCTCTCCCTGCTTTTCATGCTTCATTGTCTTATATaatcatcatcttcatttttttattgccGTTCTATACCTGCAGTTGTGGTAGCGCATCACTAACTTTCCAGATATGCAATTTTGTAGAAAATGCTACAATTCCTGTGGTTTGTagttatggggttgcttttcTTGGTCATGAAATTCCTTGATGAACAGATTagtgttttgtaatatttggTTGTGGTATTTGAAGATTTGATTAGTTTAAACGGACAGGTTTGTTTATCTCCAAGTTTGTTGATAGCTACTTGCATCATTCCTATCTCTACGTGCAAAGCTGGCTTGAtgagtaataaaaaattcttatcgagaaggatatatatatagtttgtTTTATACTTTGATATTGAGTGGTTGCCACATACAGttactaaaaattaatgaatatgtaaattatctattaatttagtatatatttggACTAAACCACTTGAGATTGGaagaaaaaagttatttaGGAATATTGATTGACAATAAAGAAATTACataatattatagaaaaagaataactcaaatattactatttcgtgttgaaaaaaataattaaaatgataatttggttgctacttaaaaaaaaaagaaaagaagaaattattattaaatactgtcttttttaaaaaaatatctttttttacggtagtttcttttctctttcgtTTATATTGTAcctatgttttatttttactttctttaactatttttatttcttttttatggtgactcatattttctttccttattttcatttttgtctttttatagCAAAATTACACTTCCATCTTTAAAGGTAAGAAATGCATGCATTTATCCTAGAGATTCACATATAGGGCAATACATACAACtttaaaaatagtgaaaaagaaaattcacaGTGTCAATCTTTGTATTATTATGAGCAGTCTTTTATACGTTGTATAATTAATGTATGAATTGatgaaaaataagtaaaaagacATATTCATACTTTGTCAGTTTTTTAGTTaactcttttttccttttcttattaaaagaaataaaatggaTAAATTGGGTCTTTTTCTATTgtgaaaaattttcttttgaatattttttaataaaaatttctaaaagaataattgaactctaatttttgaatttcatattacttactcaaatgtattttttattaattaataatattaaaaagtatattggattcttttaatttgttatcgattttatatttaaaacatTGAGAAAGTAATATGATAAGAAATATAGTAATTGACACTTCTAGTGTTAGAAAATATTGATAGATAAATGATTccaattaatatttgaatgcACACCTAAAATGTTTAACGAATATcctgaataatttttttttttcttttgaagatgGTTTTAATGAGTATAGTGTTTATGGGTCTGATACTATATACGAAATAGTATACATATGATATGCATATACGAAAGCATaccaatatatataaaaatattatttttcatataattttaagaagaaaaaaaatcttatttataactttgttattttgatttgctagaaacatatatattaaatatgtacCAAAATATGTGAAATAGATATTACAAATACGAGTTAATTACCATAACAATTATAACaacatatatatcaaattgccaataattcataagaaaaatatatctaatatatatcactgtatttttaaaataattttttaaattacagtattttttaaaaaatattttacagtaaaaatgatattttttatcttttttaggGTATTTATGAAAGGAcccttaaaaaaatatgttgattATATGTAGCCGATCATATAATAGTAACTATATTTTTGTGTAatcaatattttgatttatgtactattttggtatttttgcaGGGAtcgattaattatttagtgttttactttcttttatttaagggGTTAAAGTTCTAATCCACATTTACTTATCCTTTTTGAGACTCGCTTACCAAAGCATATAATCAACTGAATgcaactcttttttttttttttaatgaaactaaatgaaactcaagtagacatataatataatattttatcagtATAATTGAGATCGAGGTGACAATTACGTTCCCAAATtgtttctctttatatatcgataaacatatattatatattaaaaatctttgaaaatattcaaaaataaaatatttttcttgtcACGATCGGATCTGTGGACCCGTAATTGGCATTAGAAAATGGATAAGTTTAAGGCCACCAAAATCTTTAACAAgcctaattaattaataagttagaTAAGCGCGCGcgcacatatatatatatatatattcattcgCATAATcacaacataattaaattaatctatCAGCAtgattatttgataattttcatAGTTTCAATAGGCTATAATGAAATGTTAAGTTTCAGAACCAGTACTGCGGAGAGtctaaattcttaaataatttgaaatacaAAAGATAGAAATTGATTACAATAGCCCCGAAGGAGAAGAAAGTCAGGCGATCCGAAAAAAGACGGCGTAAAATCTAACTATcacttgaaaaattaaaattgagactgttagtcccgagaatgagttaaaatcatatattttgaattaaagctgtcatatataaaataattctttaataGTATGGAAtatcacaaaataataaatatatgtcatatcataatttcagaaaaaacgtaatttttttaatacatacGGATGAGTACTCCAACAGAACCCTAAACTCCAAATTTAGCATcatttcggctctcttattctaataaaaCTAACGCCCAGATAACAAAGTTTAACCAGAGTCCTTAAGTCCAGTCTAGTTACTTAAATACCAATACAACCAGCACCAagagagcaacgctcgaccaAGGACCTTCCTCCGACAAATTAAAACCCTATAAGCCCAGAGAGctatgctcgaccagggcacaACACCGAATATTCCTCTATTACCTGATTTTGATTTTCACTAGTGTGCACACGGTACTAATGCAACCCATCAGATGGCACATTCTACTGTTGTCTTACCCAAACCACAATGTAGAGtagcatcaataataatatgtaacatggtactaaaataaattcataaaagatgTAATggcatataatttaataatgcaatattcataataataataataataacaacagctgaacaataataataataataataataataataataatattaataataatataggcagtgaagaaaatagatttaata
The sequence above is drawn from the Ricinus communis isolate WT05 ecotype wild-type chromosome 7, ASM1957865v1, whole genome shotgun sequence genome and encodes:
- the LOC8267228 gene encoding uncharacterized protein LOC8267228, which encodes MEWATVQHLDLRHVGRGVYKPLQPHAAAFHPTQALIAAAIGTYIIEFDALTGSKLSSIDIGAPAVRMAYSPTSGHSVVAILEDCTIRSCDFDTEQTCVLHSPEKRMEQISSDTEVHLALTPLQPVVFFGFHRRMSVTVVGTVEGGRAPTKIKTDLKKPIVNLACHPRLPVLYVAYADGLIRAYNIHTYAVAYTLQLDNTIKLIGAGAFAFHPTLEWIFVGDRHGTLLAWDVSTERPNMIGITQVGSQPITSIAWLPTLRLLVTVSKDGTLQVWKTRVILNPNRPPMQANFFESAGIESIDIPRILSQGGETVYPLPRIKALEVHSKLNLAALLFANVTGGDNLKNRAAYTREGRKQLFAVLQSARGSSASILKEKLSSLGSSGILADHQLQAQLQEHHLKGNQSQLTISDIARKAFLYSHFMEGHAKSAPISRLPLVSILDTKHHLKDIPACLPLHLELNFFNKENRVLHYPVRAFYIDGVNLMGYNLCSGVDNIYKKLYTSVPGNVEFHPKHIVYSRKQHLFLVIYEFSGSTNEVVLYWENTESQPANSKGNTVKGRDAAFIGPSENQFAFLDEDKTGLALYILPGGASKAAGEKNLLVEENQSVETNANSLRGPMQFMFESEVDRIFSTPLESTLMFAIHGSQIGLAKLLQGYRLPTSDGHYIPTKTEGKKSIKLKKNEIVLQVHWQETARGYVAGILTTQRVLMVSADLDILASSSTKFDKGRPSFRSLLWVGPALLFSTATAVRVLGWDGIVRTIVSISMPYAVLIGALNDRLLFANPTEINPRQKKGVEIRSCLVGLLEPLLIGFATMQQTFEQKLDLSEVLYQITSRFDSLRITPRSLDILARGPPVCGDLAVSLSQAGPQFTQVLRGIYAIKALRFATALSVLKDEFLRSRDYPKCPPTSQLFHRFRQLGYACIKYGQFDSAKETFEVIADYESMLDLFICHLNPSAMRRLAQKLEDEGADPELRRYCERILRVRSSGWTQGIFANFAAESMVPKGPEWGGGNWEIKTPTNLKSIPQWELAAEVMPYMKTDDGTVPAIITDHIGVYLGSIKGRGNVVEVREGSLVKAFKSAVDDKPNGLPNPLAKSSSNESKGLHEGNSKGDSLMGLETLIKQNASSSAADEQAKAQEEFKKTMYGAATSSSSDEEEPSKARKLQIRIRDKPVTSATVDVNKIKEATKTFKLGEGLGPPMRTKSLTGSQDLSQMLSQPPAMSANAPTASTSSSAAVDLFGTDSFTQLAPVSQPGPTVMGVGVAARPIPEDFFQNTIPSLQVAASLPPPGTLLAKLDQTSRQGQTVPNPVGASAAAIGLPDGGVPPQTTQQAVSLESIGLPDGGVPPQASSPGAVLPQPHAQAPPIPVSSQPLDLSILGVPNSVDSGKPPVKDASPPSSVRPGQVPRGAAASVCFKVGLAHLEQNQLPDALSCFDEAFLALAKDNSRGADIKAQATICAQYKIAVTLLQEISRLQKVQGPSALSAKDEMARLSRHLGSLPLLAKHRINCIRTAIKRNMEVQNFAYSKQMLELLLSKAPPSKQDELRSLVDMCVQRGSSNKSIDPLEDPSQFCAATLSRLSTIGYDVCDLCGAKFSALSTPGCIICGMGSIKRSDALAGPVPSPFG